The Scleropages formosus chromosome 3, fSclFor1.1, whole genome shotgun sequence genome contains the following window.
CAGCTCTTCCCGGGTGTCTGCTTGTTGCGGGGGCGGCGATTCAAAGCCGTCCGTTCTTCGTTTCCCGCGCCAAACGTTCGGAGGAGGACCTCCTGGTGAGGAAGTGACGGCTTTTCTCCCGCGCTCCCTGCCCAGGGTACGACTTCCCGGCGGTGCTGCGCTGGTTCGCCGAGCGAGTCGACCGCATCATCCTCTTGTTCGACGCCCACAAGCTCGAGATATCGGACGAGTTCTCGCAGGCCATCGAGGCGCTGCGCGGCAACGAGGACAAGCTGCGCGTCGTGCTCAACAAGGCCGACATGGTGGGCACCCAGCAGCTGATGCGCGTCTACGGCGCCCTCATGTGGTCGCTCGGCAAGGCGTTTGGCACCCCCGAGGTGCTCCGCGTGTACATCGGCTCTTTCTGGTCGGAGCCGCTCATGATAACGGACAACCGGCGCCTCtttgagctggaggaggaagatcTGTTTGCAGACATACAAAACCTGCCGCGGAACTCGGCCCTGCGCAAGCTCAACGACCTGGTGAAGAGGGCGCGGCTGGTGAAGGTACGTCCCCCATGTCCCGCACGTCCCAACCGCGCTTTCCCGTCTCCTCTAGAAGACCGTGCGCGGTCATCGCATCGCGTTCCGTCGTCTACGAGCGCTTGCCCCAAGccgggtcgcggcgagccggagcctagccggcaacgcggggcgaaaggccgaagggggaggggacgcgtgCCCAGGACGGGACCGTGTGCAAAATTTACGGTTTGCACATTCAGAGGCGACACGGTCGATAACGGGTGCACGCTGGGTCCTCGACTTCCGAACACGTCTGGGCGTGTTTGTAATTCGATTTGTTCGTAAATTCGACCACCGTCCAATCAGTAAAAGTTTAACCATACAGATGTCCCTCGATTTATTCACGGGTTGAGTTCTGTTTTGGGGGAATCAGGTAAAGCTATAATGACAAAGATTTGCTGCAAgtcttttatgtgttttattatataaaagtCACCCAGGGTGTTCTGGGATTTGGAATCTGGAATCCCGGAATCATACAGcgtgaggcagggaacactggacaggacaccagtccctcacggGACTTTTATTATCTTTCATTACATTGAAACAACATGGACAACAGAATCAGAATCTGGCCAATTTCACTTATTTGCTGGACAAATTCTGtgaaagtcttggatatagcaatgacgcattttttttctatctatctatctatctatctatctatctatctatctatctatctatctatctatctatctatctatcacttttttgaaaaatttagtacattttggacaaaaaatCCAAACAAATCGTTTTCATGTTCCAAGGTCCACGCCCACATTATGAGCTATCTGAAGCAGGAGATGCCCTCCGTGTTtgggaaggaaaacaagaagaagaatCTGATCTACCAGCTGCCTGTCATCTTCTCCAAGATCCAGCTGCAGCACAACATCTCGGCGGGAGATTTCCCCGACTGCGCGAAGATGCAGGTCAGTGCCTGTCTCACACCTCCTTTCTCCAGCAGTGTTACGAGGGCAAAATGTTTGCGCTTGTACAGTGGAACGTGTCCAGATTCATTGTTTATGGAAGGATTTCACTCCTCGCTTTAGTGCAAAGTAGAGCTGAATCATCTGGCGCGCGCGCGAACGCACGTTCAGATTTGTCTCTCGCCCCGTCCGTGACTCGCGGTTCTGCCGGACTCTCAGGAGCAGCTCGTGGTCCACGACTTCAGCAAGTTCAAGGCCCTGAAGCCCACCCTCATGGCTGCGCTGGACGAGCTGCTCTCCACGGACATCGCCAAGCTGATGCCCCTGCTGCgccaggaggagctggagggcgGCGGGACCCCGGGCGTGCAGGGCGGGGTCTTCCTGGGCACCCGCGCCGGACCCTTCCAAGAGGGCGACCCGTTCGCCAACATGCGGGAGGACGGCGAGGACGACGAGGCCGCCGAGTCCGCCGCCGCCGACGACGACGAGTGGGTGGTCACCAAGGACAAGCCCAAGTACGACGAGATCTTCTACAACCTCTCGCCCTGCGAGGGCAAGCTGAGCGGCACCAAGGCCAAGGACTGGATGGTGAGCACGCGCCTGCCCAACTCGGTGCTCGGCCGCATCTGGAAGCTGTCGGACGTGGACCGCGACGGCATGCTGGACGCCGACGAGTTCGCGCTGGCCAGCCACCTCATCGAGGTCAAGCTGGAGGGTCACGGGCTGCCCCAGGAGCTGCCGGCCCGCCTCGTACCCCCGTCCAAGCGGCGTCACAAGGGCTCGGACGCCTAGACGGCTCCGCCCGCGCCCTTCTGCTGAGCCCCCGGCGCATTCGgtcgccgccgccaccacccccacccctgttttccctccatttcttcTCGCAGAGCCCTTGAGCACACCGACGTCCCACCTGCGCCGTGTGTCGCGTGTTCCCGTGCCGTCGAGGGCAGCGCCGCACACGCCGAACACACCGTCACACGCAACACGTGACCTGTACGACACCCAGTGAGTACGAGCGTAATGTCCTAACGGCGGgcggcagggggcgcagcgggtagaGGTGCTGCCTCGCACCCGCGgtacccaggttcaaattccacctcctgctgtgtcaatgggtaaatcGATGTAAGTAGCTcagctttggataaaaaataaatgtaaagtaaatgtggACGTCGACGCTCCGGGTCAAGACGATCCACCCCGATCGTTCCGGCAAAGCGTCCACCTCTCTGCGCGAGCGCTGAACCGTAACCGCGTGCCGAGCGCGGCCTTAATTACCGTGTTGTGATACCGCTAAGGTGAATTCCCATGAGCCCTTGTGTGCCGAGTGTCGACCGTTTCGTGGCCCCCTGTGCACCAGACCCCGCAGCACAGGCGTTTACGGTCACGTgccccacccccttcctcattaacaacacgtgttccattttttcagtttttgcatcCCTTTTCTTGCATGTTTCTTCCTAAGAAAAAGCGTTTACAATAGTTAAAGTTCACGCACTCAGAGAAACTCATGGCTGGAGAGAATGTGCGGCTCCAGCAACGGCGGAACATCGCTGCAGGTGCTGCGTAGCAGGTGGTTCGACCGTGTGCTCATGTAACGCGTACCGTTCAATAAAAGATGTTGCTCAACACTGGTGTTGCTTTCCTGAGCTCACGCGTTCAGTGGGAAATGGCGTCAACCTGCGAGGAAAGAGCTGCAAATCACCGCGAACCTCATGAAGAACCGTGAGCGCAGGGCCGGTTCCGTTGGAGGAGAGGAAACCTGAGCGGCGTCTCCATGCGCTCTTTGCGCCACTTTTACACCGTTTCCTTGCAGCCGCTTGGGGGAGCACCTCGCCACGTACTCTCTCGCTCAGAGTAAAGGCAACGACCGGCAGTTCTCCATGCTTCTTCCCCCTTTAAGAACTTGTGGTCGTGGGAGGGAAAAGCGCAGAACAGACAAGAGGAAGAGACACGGTGAAAACGCAGTGAAAACACTCGAGTCTTTTCTTGAGCTCCAGCGCATTCTCGCTCCTGCTCTTTGTGAggatattattaataaaacattaatagcAAATGCACGCCCTTAGGCACATGGGGGGGCCTCATATCCAAATGAAAAGATACACAAGCGTGTGGTAGCATGTGCCCAAAACATGGTAACATTCCGTTTCTCAGCGACGGGCCTCATAAACAGTGAGTCACCCTCCCCAGAGCCAAGAGCCCAGCTCCGTTTTTCCATTCTGCACCACACAcgcactcagacacacactcactctgccCCTCCTCTGCTTACACTTACACTCTACTGAGTGGAACGTCCTGGAATCCC
Protein-coding sequences here:
- the ehd2a gene encoding EH domain-containing protein 2, translating into MSRWGRKNKNAEAPEAVRTVTEGLKFLYRTKLLPLENYYNFHDFHSPSLEDADFDNKPMVLVVGQYSTGKTTFIRYLLEQDYPGSRVGPEPTTDSFTAIMHGDVEGVIPGNALIVDPNKPFRKLNPFGNTFLNRFQCAQMPNKVLESISIIDTPGILSGAKQRVCRGYDFPAVLRWFAERVDRIILLFDAHKLEISDEFSQAIEALRGNEDKLRVVLNKADMVGTQQLMRVYGALMWSLGKAFGTPEVLRVYIGSFWSEPLMITDNRRLFELEEEDLFADIQNLPRNSALRKLNDLVKRARLVKVHAHIMSYLKQEMPSVFGKENKKKNLIYQLPVIFSKIQLQHNISAGDFPDCAKMQEQLVVHDFSKFKALKPTLMAALDELLSTDIAKLMPLLRQEELEGGGTPGVQGGVFLGTRAGPFQEGDPFANMREDGEDDEAAESAAADDDEWVVTKDKPKYDEIFYNLSPCEGKLSGTKAKDWMVSTRLPNSVLGRIWKLSDVDRDGMLDADEFALASHLIEVKLEGHGLPQELPARLVPPSKRRHKGSDA